A single window of Acidimicrobiales bacterium DNA harbors:
- the prmC gene encoding release factor glutamine methyltransferase: protein MGPGWNELVRWATAELRRGGASRPEVEALWIAEEATGLSAADVLAETTEPTTSAVARFHEMVSRRAAGEPIQYVLGHWPFRGLDLMVDRRVLIPRPETEVLVDAVLRELRALDEELLEDPAPAGRRSPAEKLVADLGTGSGAIALALVCEEPTVRVWATDIDGDALAVARANLAGAGMPAARVRLSQGSWYSALPAALEGRFHVVVSNPPYVAAEEVLPTSVAAWEPRHALVAGSRGTEAIEEVLGGAPRWLCRRGRVVVEIAPHQEAQVVRLAETVSLEVLDVVPDQAGRSRVLVAVRRA, encoded by the coding sequence ATGGGGCCGGGCTGGAACGAGCTCGTCAGGTGGGCCACGGCCGAACTGAGACGGGGTGGCGCTTCGCGGCCCGAAGTGGAGGCGCTCTGGATCGCCGAGGAGGCCACCGGGTTGTCCGCAGCCGACGTCCTGGCGGAGACGACCGAACCCACTACTTCTGCGGTGGCGCGCTTCCATGAGATGGTCTCCCGGCGTGCGGCAGGGGAGCCGATTCAGTACGTCTTGGGGCATTGGCCCTTCCGCGGCCTCGATCTCATGGTCGACAGAAGAGTCCTCATCCCGCGTCCGGAGACGGAGGTCTTGGTGGACGCCGTGCTCAGAGAGCTGCGCGCTCTCGACGAAGAGCTTCTGGAGGACCCCGCACCGGCTGGGCGGAGGTCTCCGGCGGAGAAGCTGGTCGCCGACCTCGGCACCGGCTCTGGGGCGATTGCGCTGGCCCTCGTGTGTGAAGAGCCTACGGTGAGGGTGTGGGCTACCGACATCGATGGGGACGCGCTCGCCGTCGCGCGTGCGAACCTCGCCGGTGCGGGCATGCCTGCGGCGAGAGTGCGCCTGTCGCAGGGCTCTTGGTATTCAGCTCTCCCCGCGGCGCTCGAAGGGCGCTTCCATGTAGTGGTGTCGAATCCCCCCTATGTGGCCGCCGAGGAGGTCCTGCCCACGTCTGTGGCGGCGTGGGAGCCTCGGCACGCCCTGGTCGCGGGGAGTCGAGGAACAGAAGCGATCGAAGAGGTCCTGGGAGGGGCGCCGAGGTGGTTGTGCCGCCGTGGGCGGGTCGTCGTCGAGATCGCGCCCCATCAGGAGGCGCAGGTCGTGCGTCTCGCCGAGACGGTCTCGCTCGAGGTGCTCGACGTGGTGCCGGATCAGGCCGGGCGCTCGAGGGTGCTGGTGGCAGTGAGGAGAGCCTGA
- the prfA gene encoding peptide chain release factor 1 codes for MLDRLRELEEELERIEERLADPALASDPRRLAAEGARYKELRPLVEGVRRLRALHADLEAARELLSEASAEERRALKAEEERLSAEIERMERELREMLVPKDPNAGKNVIVEIRGAEGGEEANLFARDLFEMYRAYAQRRGWQMEMLDAHPSDLGGFDSVSFVLKGPDAWTRMKFEGGPHRVQRVPETESQGRIHTSSATVSVLPEVDEVEVEIDPDDLVVETFRASGPGGQHVNTTDSAVRITHVPTGVVVSVQDEKSQRQNREKAMRILRARLYELQRRRLEEEASDLKRSQVKGGGRGEKIRTYNFKENRVTDHRVGVTLYRLDEILRGDLDPLVDALLEDERLRQLGSEGERGPDCAPTGA; via the coding sequence GTGCTCGATCGACTGAGAGAGCTCGAAGAAGAGCTGGAGAGAATCGAAGAACGCCTGGCGGACCCAGCCCTGGCGAGCGATCCGCGAAGGCTGGCTGCGGAGGGGGCCAGGTACAAGGAGCTGCGACCGCTGGTCGAAGGCGTCCGTCGCCTCAGGGCGCTCCACGCGGATCTGGAGGCCGCCAGAGAGTTGCTCTCCGAAGCCTCAGCCGAGGAGCGTCGGGCGCTGAAGGCCGAGGAAGAGCGCCTCTCGGCCGAGATCGAGCGGATGGAGCGAGAACTCAGGGAGATGCTGGTTCCCAAAGACCCGAATGCGGGGAAGAACGTGATAGTCGAGATTCGCGGTGCCGAGGGTGGCGAGGAGGCGAACCTGTTCGCTCGCGATCTCTTCGAGATGTACCGCGCCTATGCCCAGCGCCGAGGGTGGCAGATGGAGATGCTCGACGCGCACCCTTCGGACCTCGGCGGTTTCGACAGCGTCTCATTCGTCCTGAAGGGTCCCGATGCTTGGACACGCATGAAGTTCGAAGGTGGGCCTCACCGTGTCCAGCGCGTACCCGAGACGGAATCTCAGGGACGGATACACACGTCGTCCGCGACTGTGTCCGTCCTGCCCGAAGTGGACGAAGTCGAGGTCGAGATCGACCCGGACGATCTCGTCGTCGAGACGTTCCGGGCATCCGGGCCGGGTGGCCAGCACGTCAACACGACCGACTCGGCAGTCCGCATCACGCATGTCCCAACCGGCGTCGTCGTGTCGGTGCAGGACGAGAAGAGTCAGCGTCAGAACCGTGAGAAGGCGATGCGAATCCTCCGCGCACGACTCTACGAACTCCAGCGCCGGCGACTGGAGGAGGAAGCCTCCGACCTGAAGAGGTCGCAGGTCAAGGGAGGAGGTAGGGGCGAGAAGATCCGCACCTACAACTTCAAGGAGAACCGGGTGACCGATCATCGTGTCGGCGTGACGCTTTACCGTCTCGACGAGATCCTCAGGGGTGACCTGGACCCGCTGGTCGATGCCCTTTTGGAGGACGAGCGTCTCCGTCAGTTGGGTTCCGAGGGCGAGCGTGGTCCGGACTGCGCACCGACGGGAGCGTGA
- the rho gene encoding transcription termination factor Rho, giving the protein MSVGSKQFDRSVLERKDRDELQAIVAAMGGKVSSRARKAEIVDMILRLAGLDPDDAGNGVDSAEQASDTSGVSTETSRRRRSPKNRSGEDDVDETAAESSAAEKTSEPAPEFAVSEEASEPPAASDAWVSASGYEVEPAPADLAGTAAGPTDRTMVEESTPAADESEPAEQSRGGDDYAPAEGGEPSDTAGEGEASQAAARRRRRRNRNNSEREAEETGEPVEVEGILDLRDEGYGFLRTRGYLPSKEDVYVSVKQIRQFGLRKGDVIKGASRPANRNEKNPALMRIDLVNGKDPELARERPRFEDLTPLFPDERLRLERPDDPYNMTARIIDLISPIGKGQRGLIVSPPKAGKTTIMKTIAQSIEANNPEVTMLILLVDERPEEVTDMRRSVKGEVIASTFDRPAEEHCVVAELTIERAKRMVEEGKDVVIILDGITRLARAYNLSAPATGRIMTGGVDTGALYPPKKFFGAARNIEEGGSLTILATALVETGSKMDEVIFEEFKGTGNMELRLDRRLAERRIFPAIDIDASSTRHEELLFDRKQLQQVWKLRRVLSGLAGEDGHSGAALEMLIDRLQTFRTNDEFLAEVAKAPGPAV; this is encoded by the coding sequence TTGAGCGTCGGTTCCAAGCAATTCGACCGTTCGGTGCTCGAACGAAAGGATCGCGACGAGCTGCAGGCGATCGTCGCCGCCATGGGGGGAAAGGTCTCTTCCCGCGCCAGGAAGGCAGAGATAGTGGACATGATCCTCCGTCTTGCCGGGCTCGATCCCGACGACGCGGGTAACGGCGTCGATTCGGCCGAGCAGGCATCCGACACCTCTGGTGTGTCGACCGAGACCTCCCGCAGAAGGCGTTCCCCCAAGAACCGGTCCGGCGAGGACGACGTGGACGAGACGGCCGCAGAGTCCTCTGCCGCGGAGAAGACGAGCGAACCCGCACCCGAATTCGCGGTGAGCGAGGAAGCGTCGGAGCCGCCTGCGGCCAGCGATGCGTGGGTATCCGCGTCCGGCTATGAGGTGGAGCCGGCACCCGCCGACCTGGCCGGTACTGCCGCCGGTCCGACCGACCGCACGATGGTCGAAGAGAGCACACCGGCTGCAGACGAGAGCGAACCGGCAGAGCAGAGCCGGGGCGGCGACGACTACGCGCCGGCGGAGGGCGGGGAGCCTTCCGATACGGCCGGCGAAGGCGAAGCTTCGCAGGCGGCGGCTCGACGGCGCCGCAGGCGCAACAGGAACAATTCGGAGCGAGAGGCAGAAGAGACGGGCGAACCGGTCGAGGTCGAAGGGATCTTGGACCTCCGCGACGAGGGATACGGCTTTCTCCGAACTCGCGGCTACCTGCCTTCCAAAGAGGACGTCTACGTCTCCGTGAAGCAGATAAGGCAGTTCGGTCTGCGCAAGGGAGACGTCATAAAGGGGGCTTCGAGGCCTGCCAATCGCAACGAGAAGAATCCCGCGCTCATGAGGATCGACCTCGTCAACGGCAAGGACCCCGAGCTCGCCCGGGAGAGGCCGAGGTTCGAGGACCTCACCCCGCTCTTCCCCGACGAGCGGCTCCGCCTCGAGCGACCCGACGACCCGTACAACATGACGGCCCGAATCATCGACCTCATCTCTCCGATCGGGAAGGGCCAGCGCGGCCTCATCGTCTCCCCACCGAAGGCCGGCAAGACGACCATCATGAAGACGATCGCCCAGTCGATAGAGGCGAACAACCCCGAGGTCACGATGCTCATCCTCCTCGTGGACGAGCGTCCCGAGGAGGTGACGGACATGCGACGCTCCGTCAAGGGCGAGGTCATCGCCTCCACCTTCGACCGCCCGGCCGAGGAGCACTGCGTGGTCGCAGAACTCACGATAGAACGGGCAAAGCGCATGGTCGAGGAGGGCAAGGACGTGGTGATAATCCTCGACGGGATCACCCGTCTGGCCCGCGCCTACAACCTCTCTGCTCCCGCCACCGGCCGGATCATGACCGGCGGCGTCGACACCGGAGCCTTGTATCCGCCCAAGAAGTTCTTCGGTGCCGCCAGGAACATAGAAGAGGGTGGATCTCTCACGATCTTGGCCACCGCTTTGGTCGAGACCGGATCGAAGATGGACGAGGTGATCTTCGAGGAGTTCAAGGGCACCGGGAACATGGAGCTGCGTCTCGACCGGCGTCTGGCCGAACGACGGATCTTCCCCGCCATCGACATCGACGCCTCCTCGACCAGGCACGAGGAACTGCTGTTCGATCGGAAGCAGTTGCAACAGGTCTGGAAGCTGAGGCGAGTCCTCTCGGGCCTCGCCGGCGAGGACGGCCATTCCGGTGCCGCCCTCGAGATGTTGATCGACCGCCTCCAGACATTCAGGACGAACGACGAGTTCCTCGCCGAGGTCGCGAAGGCTCCCGGCCCGGCGGTGTGA
- a CDS encoding homoserine kinase, which yields MKYVVCVPDGCADEPIPELGGRTPLQVAKMPTLASLARRGEVGLASVIPPGMAPGSDVGNMAILGYDPSVYHTGRAPIEAAAMGIVSDGDTVAFRCNLVTVGEDGTMVDFAGGHPTSEAAAEVIAALDEALGGAGVSFHPGVQYRHIMLAPAAWSAAVCVPPHDLTGKTVVWPQGPGAEELKSLMIASREVLSRFSLEANQIWLWGQGKTPSLPSFGRRWGLSGGLVSEVDLVRGLGVLAGLEVVDVPGATGWYDTDYDAIREAAVRELANGADFFLVHIEATDEAGHAGDLDEKIRALENWDARVLAGLSEALEQLGPWRLLLLPDHPTPVRLRTHTADPVPYLLYDSRRVGAGGSYDERSATGPAVPGHTLLSRLLERAPCEIGE from the coding sequence GTGAAGTACGTGGTGTGTGTGCCCGACGGGTGCGCGGACGAACCGATCCCCGAGTTGGGAGGCCGGACGCCTCTTCAGGTCGCGAAGATGCCGACCCTGGCGTCCTTGGCGCGTCGGGGTGAGGTGGGACTGGCATCTGTCATACCGCCCGGTATGGCTCCAGGCAGCGACGTGGGGAACATGGCGATCTTGGGTTACGACCCCTCCGTGTATCACACGGGCCGAGCGCCGATCGAGGCCGCGGCGATGGGAATCGTCTCCGACGGCGACACCGTCGCGTTCCGGTGCAACCTGGTGACCGTCGGGGAAGACGGCACGATGGTCGACTTCGCCGGCGGGCATCCCACCTCCGAAGCCGCAGCCGAAGTGATCGCCGCCCTGGACGAAGCGCTCGGTGGCGCCGGCGTCTCCTTCCACCCGGGAGTGCAGTACCGGCACATCATGTTGGCCCCGGCCGCGTGGTCGGCTGCGGTGTGCGTGCCGCCACACGATCTGACCGGCAAGACGGTGGTGTGGCCCCAAGGTCCGGGGGCAGAGGAGTTGAAAAGCCTGATGATCGCCTCGCGGGAGGTGCTGTCGCGGTTTTCTCTGGAAGCCAATCAGATCTGGCTTTGGGGACAGGGAAAGACCCCGAGCCTGCCCTCTTTCGGCAGGCGATGGGGACTGTCGGGTGGGCTCGTCAGCGAGGTGGACCTGGTCCGCGGCCTCGGAGTGCTGGCAGGGCTGGAGGTGGTCGACGTGCCGGGGGCCACCGGCTGGTACGACACCGACTACGACGCCATACGCGAGGCCGCCGTGCGCGAACTCGCGAACGGCGCCGATTTCTTTCTCGTCCATATAGAGGCCACAGACGAGGCGGGCCACGCCGGTGACCTAGACGAGAAGATCCGTGCCCTGGAGAACTGGGATGCACGGGTACTCGCAGGCTTGAGCGAGGCGCTGGAGCAACTGGGGCCTTGGAGGCTGTTGCTCCTTCCCGATCATCCGACCCCTGTGAGGTTGAGGACTCACACGGCCGATCCCGTGCCGTATCTCCTCTACGATTCGAGGCGCGTGGGTGCCGGTGGGTCGTATGACGAGCGCTCGGCGACCGGCCCGGCCGTCCCCGGCCACACGTTGTTGAGCCGGTTGTTGGAACGCGCTCCCTGCGAAATCGGTGAGTGA
- a CDS encoding threonine synthase, with protein MRYVSTRGSAPPVGFADVLLSGLAPDRGLYVPESWPTVCRPEDLDGLTYVGSAVRILSAFVGDVFDEATLRRLVETAYRRFDHPEVVPLRRLREGLWLMELFWGPTLAFKDLALQVVGGMFEEELSRRETSMTVLGATSGDTGSAAIEACRDRAGLSIFVLHPHGRVSEIQRRQMTTVLSDNVHNLAVRGTFDDCQAIVKTLFADEEFASRARLGSVNSINWARIAAQVVYYARAATRLSAEGPVTFVVPTGNFGNVFAAWVARRCGAPIGKLVVASNSNDVLPRWLESGVLEKRDVVPTLSPSMDIQVSSNLERLLFEASGRDGEAVAELLGRFEATGRAEVPPPWMDEVRELFDAERLDDVATVETIAAVHRDFGIVVDPHTAVGVGVAETRTLTPPVVVAATAHPAKFPEAVERAIGVRPELPPRLADLTERPERMTIVDADATQVRQVIEDSLFGQPEGRGSAR; from the coding sequence GTGCGCTACGTCTCGACCCGAGGATCGGCGCCACCCGTGGGCTTCGCCGACGTGTTGCTGTCGGGACTCGCACCCGACCGTGGCCTATACGTTCCCGAGAGCTGGCCGACCGTCTGCCGACCGGAGGACCTCGACGGGCTGACGTACGTGGGTTCGGCCGTGCGGATCTTGAGCGCGTTCGTCGGGGACGTCTTCGACGAGGCGACGCTCCGTCGCCTCGTGGAGACGGCGTACCGCCGCTTCGACCATCCCGAGGTGGTGCCCCTTCGCCGGCTCCGGGAGGGCCTGTGGCTGATGGAACTCTTCTGGGGTCCGACTCTTGCGTTCAAGGACCTCGCTCTCCAAGTGGTGGGCGGGATGTTCGAAGAGGAACTCTCCCGACGGGAGACGAGCATGACGGTGCTGGGTGCCACCTCCGGGGACACGGGTTCGGCCGCCATAGAGGCCTGTCGGGACAGGGCGGGGCTGAGCATCTTCGTCCTCCATCCGCACGGACGCGTCTCGGAGATCCAACGTCGCCAGATGACGACCGTGCTCTCGGACAACGTCCACAACCTCGCCGTCAGGGGCACCTTCGACGACTGTCAGGCGATAGTGAAGACCCTCTTCGCGGACGAGGAGTTCGCCTCTCGGGCACGCCTGGGCTCGGTGAACTCCATCAATTGGGCGCGCATCGCGGCCCAGGTCGTCTACTACGCGAGGGCCGCCACGCGCCTCTCCGCCGAAGGGCCCGTGACCTTCGTCGTCCCGACGGGGAACTTCGGCAACGTCTTCGCCGCGTGGGTGGCTCGGAGGTGTGGAGCCCCGATCGGGAAGCTCGTGGTGGCCTCCAACTCCAACGACGTCCTTCCTCGATGGTTGGAGTCGGGTGTCCTGGAGAAGCGGGACGTGGTGCCGACCCTCTCGCCCAGCATGGACATCCAGGTGTCCTCCAATCTCGAACGTCTCCTGTTCGAAGCCTCGGGTCGGGACGGGGAGGCGGTGGCAGAGCTGCTCGGGCGCTTCGAGGCGACCGGCCGGGCCGAGGTTCCACCCCCTTGGATGGACGAGGTGAGGGAGCTGTTCGACGCAGAGAGACTGGACGACGTGGCCACCGTAGAGACCATCGCCGCGGTGCATCGGGACTTCGGGATCGTCGTGGATCCGCACACCGCGGTGGGCGTGGGGGTGGCCGAAACCCGAACTCTCACACCGCCCGTGGTCGTCGCCGCCACTGCGCACCCGGCAAAATTTCCCGAGGCCGTCGAACGGGCGATCGGCGTCAGACCCGAACTGCCACCTCGTCTCGCCGATCTCACGGAGAGGCCGGAGCGGATGACGATCGTGGACGCCGATGCCACCCAGGTCAGGCAGGTGATCGAAGACTCGCTGTTCGGGCAGCCGGAGGGGAGGGGATCCGCACGGTGA
- the thrA gene encoding homoserine dehydrogenase: protein MIDRPSESSGERPAIGVGLLGCGNVGSALVRLLRSRTEEIRRRLGTALELRAVAVRNLSKDREAPLEGIDLTRDAESVIDRPDVHVVVELIGGIEPARALLRRALEAGKPVVTANKELLANVGAELFDLAESAGVDLLFEAAVGGAIPIVRPLRESLAAERVRRITGIVNGTTNYVLTRMAEEGASYEEALGEAQGRGYAERDPTADVEGYDAAAKIAILASIAFGGKVVAGDVYREGISGITQADMAFAERLGYVVKLLAIAEAVGSGAGREVSVRVHPAMVPKRHPLAAVRGSHNAVFVEGEAVGELMFFGRGAGGMPTAGAVLGDLVDAASNLLRGSASSVGRLVPVRVRAIDELVSEYYLNLAVVDRPGVLAKVAAVFGRHGVSIRSMEQEGLGDEARLVFITHLAREADMQATVAELRHLDVVRSVGSLLRVVGEEDAPDLLVAGGAL, encoded by the coding sequence ATGATCGACAGACCGTCGGAGAGCTCGGGTGAGCGGCCCGCCATCGGTGTCGGACTGCTCGGTTGCGGCAACGTCGGGTCTGCTCTGGTGAGACTCCTTCGTTCGCGGACGGAGGAGATTCGGCGCCGTCTGGGGACGGCTCTCGAGCTGAGAGCGGTGGCCGTGCGGAACCTCTCCAAGGACCGAGAGGCACCACTGGAAGGGATCGACCTCACTCGAGACGCGGAGTCCGTGATCGACCGTCCCGACGTCCACGTGGTCGTCGAGCTCATCGGGGGTATCGAGCCGGCGAGAGCACTGTTGAGGCGCGCACTCGAAGCAGGCAAGCCGGTGGTCACCGCGAACAAGGAGCTGTTGGCGAACGTCGGAGCCGAACTGTTCGACCTCGCGGAGAGCGCCGGCGTGGACCTCCTCTTCGAGGCGGCGGTGGGTGGTGCCATCCCCATCGTCCGCCCGCTGCGAGAATCGTTGGCCGCCGAGCGCGTCCGTCGCATCACCGGCATCGTCAACGGAACGACCAACTACGTGCTCACCCGGATGGCCGAGGAAGGGGCTTCCTACGAGGAGGCGCTCGGGGAAGCACAAGGCCGCGGCTATGCCGAACGCGACCCCACTGCAGACGTGGAAGGTTACGACGCCGCTGCAAAGATCGCCATCCTCGCCTCGATCGCGTTCGGCGGAAAGGTCGTGGCCGGAGACGTGTATCGGGAGGGGATCTCCGGGATCACCCAGGCGGACATGGCCTTTGCGGAGAGGCTCGGCTACGTGGTGAAGCTCCTCGCCATAGCAGAGGCCGTCGGATCAGGGGCCGGGCGGGAGGTCTCGGTCCGGGTACATCCCGCGATGGTCCCCAAGCGTCACCCCTTGGCCGCGGTGAGGGGATCGCACAATGCAGTGTTCGTAGAAGGGGAGGCCGTGGGCGAGCTGATGTTCTTCGGCCGGGGAGCCGGGGGTATGCCGACCGCCGGCGCGGTGCTGGGCGACCTCGTGGACGCCGCCTCCAACCTCTTGCGCGGCTCCGCCTCTTCGGTGGGTCGGCTCGTACCGGTCCGTGTGCGCGCCATCGACGAGCTCGTCTCGGAGTACTACCTCAACCTCGCGGTGGTGGATCGTCCAGGCGTCCTCGCAAAGGTCGCCGCGGTCTTCGGACGGCACGGGGTGTCCATCCGCTCGATGGAGCAAGAGGGCCTCGGAGACGAAGCGAGGCTCGTGTTCATAACCCACCTCGCCCGGGAGGCGGACATGCAGGCGACGGTGGCCGAGCTGAGGCATCTGGACGTCGTGCGCAGCGTCGGCTCGCTGCTCAGAGTAGTGGGCGAGGAGGACGCACCCGACCTGCTCGTGGCAGGCGGAGCGCTCTAG